In one window of Plasmodium cynomolgi strain B DNA, chromosome 13, whole genome shotgun sequence DNA:
- a CDS encoding hypothetical protein (putative) has protein sequence MRMKNSYLAVLKLLKGKKHPLDAKKGGCHRRYFHSSSSIVERKKKVSTHISYSLPAQRENEKYSFEVLMKTMKNRADEYNLIKIKEAQNKILIHLNTFTINQVVSTLVLSHKYNMLNFKILHAIIEHLFRHSCFLNSKHLYVLVSIVRKIHLDNVVYPSQRDNHESRDNHNAHLEDYLEDCDNTSTYDLYIRLHFHLLKNMLTECEFIDNKFVMEKIENGTSINEDVYRDAKLYLEVFSLFFQNMERVTERINHLKVFHLNILSHELFKHLCNDGACKNVNIYYAFLRRVSCESILKGEANPDVCYCLLSVLYYLKRGNMLNCEIRPFGYPPFGEPTFDLQKIQDRYSLFLNSLNQYTLHDLLIPPHEAKEAINTNCDTPIKRTPNGEPPTIEQSPHNLRDNFLVHFMAEFTFNVVCYLNRIDTYEQLFILKHLILLNLKNEYLIDVLKERQRNFFIQKKHYTDRKHFFYFVEYLFTSFIYSTHEFLNLIHLIDLRKFQIVLDAIGRTKKFTHKVKKIFDAVNVILNQRKHNCVKIDTKKKVRNNQFENKSTALPEDTTQVQRFQNILYDFLFL, from the exons ATGCGAATGAAAAATAGCTACCTCGCTGTACTGAAACttttgaaggggaaaaaacatccCCTTGATGCTAAAAAAGGCGGGTGTCATAGAAGGTACTTCCATAGTAGTAGCAGCATtgttgagagaaaaaaaaaagtgagcacCCACATATCCTACTCTCTGCCTGCGCAAAgggagaatgaaaaatacaGTTTTGAAGTCCTCATGAAAACGATGAAAAACAGGGCAGACGAATATAACCTtataaagataaaagaagcacaaaataaaatactaaTTCATTTAAACACATTTACAATCAACCAAGTGGTATCCACGCTCGTCCTCTCGCACAAGTATAATATgcttaattttaaaattcttcACGCAATCATAGAGCATTTGTTTCGCCATTCCTGTTTCTTGAATAGCAAACATTTGTACGTGTTAGTTTCGATCGTAAGGAAGATACACCTCGACAACGTCGTCTACCCGTCGCAAAGAGACAACCACGAGAGTAGGGACAATCACAATGCTCACTTGGAGGACTACCTAGAAGAt TGTGATAATACATCAACGTACGACCTGTACATTCGTCTTCACTTCCatttgctaaaaaatatgctcacAGAGTGCGAATTTATCGACAACAAATTcgtaatggaaaaaatagaaaatggCACAAGTATAAATGAGGACGTGTATAGAGATGCAAAGCTATACCTTGAAgtgttttctttattttttcaaaacatgGAAAGGGTTACGGAAAGGATTAATCATTTAAAGGTCTTCCATTTGAATATCCTCTCGCACGAGTTGTTCAAACATCTCTGTAACGATGGagcatgtaaaaatgtaaacatatattacGCCTTCCTCAGGAGAGTATCATGTGAGTCTATTCtgaagggggaagcaaacCCCGACGTCTGCTATTGCCTTTTGAGCGTTTTGTACTAcctcaaaagggggaacatgCTGAATTGTGAGATCCGCCCCTTTGGTTACCCTCCTTTTGGAGAGCCCACATTCGACTTGCAAAAAATCCAGGACAGGTACTCCCTCTTTTTAAACTCGCTTAACCAGTACACCCTACACGACCTTCTCATACCACCGCACGAAGCCAAAGAAGCAATCAACACAAATTGCGATACTCCCATAAAACGCACCCCCAATGGGGAACCACCAACAATTGAACAATCACCCCACAACTTGAGGGACAACTTTTTAGTCCACTTCATGGCAGAATTTACCTTCAACGTCGTGTGTTACCTAAACAGGATAGATACCTACGaacaactttttattttaaaacatttaatcCTCTTGAATTTGAAGAATGAATACCTAATCGATGTGCTGAAAGAACGTCAACGTAATTTCTTTATACAAAAGAAGCACTACACGGATAGgaagcactttttttattttgtagaGTATTTGTTCacatcttttatttattctacCCATGAGTTCCTCAATCTGATACATTTGATAGACCTCCGAAAGTTTCAAATTGTGTTGGACGCAATAGGACGGACGAAAAAATTCACccataaagtaaaaaaaatattcgatGCCGTTAATGTGATACTGAACCAGCGGAAGCACAATTGTGTAAAAATcgacaccaaaaaaaaagtgcgaaaCAACCAATTTGAAAACAAGTCCACTGCCCTACCAGAGGACACAACCCAGGTACAACGTTTTCAGAACATCCTCtacgattttttatttttataa
- a CDS encoding ribosomal S27a (putative), translating into MQIFINIPHDDSICIESFNVSSIKDVKEKISELKGIPCEVQKLFKNGRQLEDEELIELDEAEFEYTIDLTFGLLGGGKKKKKKVYKKPKKEKHKKKKVKLAVLKFYKVGDDGKVFRLKKQCDNCAPGTLMAAHFNREYCGRCHLTIMKK; encoded by the exons atgcaaatttttataaacatcCCGCATGATGACTCCATATGTATTGAGTCATTCAACGTTAGTAGCATAAAAGATGTGAAAGAGAAGATATCTGAGTTGAAAG GTATCCCTTGTGAGGTGCAAAAGTTGTTCAAAAATGGCCGCCAATTGGAAGACGAAGAGCTTATCGAACTTGACGAGGCTGAATTT GAGTACACCATAGACTTAACCTTCGGATTACTTGGtggtggcaaaaaaaagaaaaagaaagtttACAAGAAacccaaaaaggagaaacataagaagaaaaaggtcaAATTGGCTGTACTTAAGTTTTACAAAGTTGGGGACGATGGAAAAGTGTTCAGATTGAAAAAGCAGTGTGACAATTGTGCACCTGGCACCTTGATGGCTGCTCATTTTAATAGGGAATACTGTGGAAGGTGCCACCTCAccattatgaaaaaataa
- a CDS encoding RNA binding protein (putative), which translates to MYAQLNRNKKKKKDIDDEKLNEQEAAKIYAEFVRSFEGSALEKGNKFVKSGKVLNPSSTQFLPAEDESRKKPKSKFSRGDYSYEEKKKKEEKIDNNKSGTGKVKEIDSFLEEIKLKQKILDERKILKEKAQLAKSEEEKLKIKRKLIEIEKNETFFSYAPRKERVANLYLGNLSAEVTEEYLCQRFGKFGKVNSVKIMYPRTDEDKKKARISGFVCFENRDDAENARDALDGVEMFGNIVKVGWSKAIPKNLNTNKTEYNQFSYEKSNLYHSGSNKKIEILLPEDRKTKRIIDLLAKYVTEEGYTFEEAIKRNEKDNPVFTFLFNTSDLFYYYKWRVFSFAQGDSYKNWRADPFQMFENSYVYVPPIQKNAKKVVSKKEKSSRNKKNKIDQKKKEKLINIINNLNRKRVSICRAMIFCTRHSDFSADIVKTISNYLTDLKYDMLKKINLVYLLSDILYNCSNQFYSSWSYRKHIEEELPRIFFHFRKNIKKCDSKIKAKMFTDSIMNIFDMWDVWAIYSSIFMNGLKCLLTNKKLSYLKNEIHESNCEADLDGTKIEFFDEIKRYPLNMRRNAYLYFQKEETHLNRLCEQRGLYFDDSFKRKKKVKYLILYDEFCNNLNSAPNEMGNLNVMFPSDGKKVSAFVNDTSDAAFHAEERSSNYIS; encoded by the exons ATGTATGCCCAACTGAacagaaacaaaaagaagaaaaaagatatCGACGATGAAAAGTTAAAT GAGCAAGAAGCTGCGAAAATTTACGCAGAGTTTGTCCGGTCGTTCGAGGGAAGTGCCttggaaaagggaaacaaattcGTCAAaa GTGGAAAAGTGTTGAACCCCTCCAGCACTCAGTTTTTGCCGGCTGAAGATGAAAGCAGGAAGAAACCCAAGAGCAAATTCAGCAGG GGCGATTACTcgtatgaagaaaaaaagaagaaggaagaaaaaatagacaacAACAAAAGTGGTACAGGGAAAGTAAAGGAAATTGATAGTTTTTTAGAAG aaATTAAGTTAAAGCAGAAAATTTTGGATGAGAGGAAAAtcttaaaagaaaaagcccAGCTAGCGAAATCTGAAGAGGAGAAACTTAAAATTAAGAGAAAGCTAATAGagatcgaaaaaaatgaaacgttCTTTTCGTACGCCCCAAGAAAGGAACGAGTGGCCAACTTGTATCTGGGAAATTTATCGGCCGAG GTCACGGAGGAGTACCTGTGTCAACGCTTTggaaaatttggaaaagtaAATAGCGTGAAAATTATGTACCCACGAACAgatgaagataaaaagaagGCTAGAATTAGCGGATTTGTTTGTTTTGAAAATAGAGATGATGCAGAAAATGCCAGGGATGCCCTGGATGGTGTAGAAATGTTTGGAAATATTGTGAAGGTCGGTTGGAGTAAAGCCAtaccaaaaaatttaaacacgAACAAAACTGAATATAACCAGTTTTCCTATGAAAAAAGTAACTTGTATCATTCTGgttcgaataaaaaaatagagatcCTACTACCAGAGGATAGGAAGACGAAGAGAATAATTGATTTGTTAGCCAAGTATGTTACGGAGGAAGGATACACATTTGAAGAAGCTATAAAAAGGAATGAGAAGGATAATCCGGTGTTTACATTTCTCTTTAACACTTCGGATTTGTTTTATTACTACAAGTGGagagttttttctttcgctcAAGGAGATAGTTACAAAAATTGGAGAGCGGACCCGTTTCAGATGTTCGAAAATAGTTACGTGTATGTGCCACCGATACAGAAGAACGCCAAAAAGGTCGTttcaaagaaggagaaaag cAGTAGAaacaagaagaacaaaatagaccagaaaaagaaggaaaagctaATTAACATTATAAACAACTTGAATAGGAAGAG GGTGAGCATATGTCGCGCCATGATATTCTGCACACGGCACAGCGACTTCAGCGCGGACATTGTGAAAACCATTTCGAATTATTTGACCGATTTGAAGTACGACATGTTGAAAAAG ATAAACCTGGTTTATTTGCTGTCGGACATTCTGTACAACTGCAGCAACCAGTTTTACTCGTCCTGGTCCTACCGCAAGCACATCGAAGAAGAGCTACCTCggatatttttccattttcgaaaaaatatcaaaaagtgcgatagcaaaataaaggcaaaaatgttTACAGATTCGATTATGAACATTTTTGACATGTGGGATGTTTGGGCAATTTATAGCTCCATCTTTATGAACGGTTTGAAATGCCTATTAACAAATAAGAAGTtaagttatttaaaaaatgaaattcacGAGTCGAACTGTGAGGCGGACTTGGATGgaacaaaaattgaatttttcgatgaaataaaaaggtatcCCTTAAATATGAGGAgaaatgcatatttatatttccaaAAAGAGGAAACTCATTTAAATCGATTATGTGAACAAAGGGGTTTGTATTTTGACGACAgtttcaaaagaaaaaaaaaagtaaaatatttaatactGTATGATGAATTTTGCAATAATCTTAATAGTGCGCCAAACGAGATGGGAAATTTAAACGTTATGTTCCCCAGTGATGGCAAAAAGGTTTCTGCTTTTGTCAACGACACGAGTGATGCTGCTTTCCACGCAGAGGAGAGGAGTTCCAATTATATCTCTTGA
- a CDS encoding hypothetical protein (putative) produces the protein MESIKRKKNKNEHTQHEEKNKLTTFEHNDVVFFKHKEKNKIGIGRVVNFYTELKINDILLESDHNVTLANYIKILNNINDGKYVQSYIANLNNENVASTPYQASNSKASEKINCKLHEKEQKQDYKYAGLKEKNEEKEIHINTKTGINNSNANNPEFNNSISNCVMRKNDEKRKANKLFYIVQSLENYKYSLQYKKAFKHYKIFTHKKWELIKALFCKNIQNKVSFVLAVKLLEVKKVYANNVNLQNVMINNLMKIYKSERDLHVDHLVLNFIKKLDVRIILQNNVLITNDDFNEISSRNKKEKEGDSQQKLFHSNKVDAHMDEANAITQGEMTHLCDSHGGSCGSDKVGSNYDNEINTPHQGGHVDGQQNDMLHASNVDYFGKCSVDWGTKQPLDLGTKQPFDFGTKQPLDFGTKQPLDFGKKQPLDFGKKQPLDFGKKQPLDFGKKHPPKYAMNYLIDYGTKQPSDSPPYSDDQEDFRQMRKKDNINLQKYARKKKVIEGETYQYELKGNLLAKFKSPQGVAYRGCIKSICKGKNSILSYFLIVPSFFWFNDSYYFSCLNIDMDIFQLLEIIKIVDNSKKKQIESISFAKYKSLRKIYDCMYNPNPNGVHSLLRKGAATDNTPVKVRVRAQKGDITKKRKTRKRRTLQVKLGKRKRKERGVDKPLKASVTKERIRKRVRKRKKRQEECLDRKIGRGLKIKKRKKEVVQPEVIEKKRRGRKKKVVPIQEEKNGEEEKDVKGVRKVEEVEIKKELEEEADHKKEEEALHENEEEVRHKSEEEVRHKSEEEVLHKNEEAVLHKNEEEVPHENKTKAQNNETVTNPLFKPPHDMDGDDPTKMMQDSSTKKSIFYLNKEITNTYLTKFAHFFKLSENSKQKLKQDDEQGKKGIEPKTIGSETAHENSYMKDDKKLTTIITNTNTNEQSINVIAKVNEEKENVNFRKGDPGDKAPNENANQGYANMNEVTGDADDQMENPDNTLISKLIANGKEVDEDNVMDPPSVGKGRADEMHKHASYQKENVDENGITINDRTEHLNDNDGNTPSAIIEEGVVKDNPKQLQGEMEPLYLKMDQTGITNEEEIFKKENFGDLNEDKDEKPTNYKNDILGDKRDSLNGDSRSYQNESTTSQTSYEKKETTNGSDQNESTTSQNSYERKEAVACENVCDRNEFTASPKYDEKIEQTIGAITSEVNQPMNGAIMSFSNEPMNGTLMSFSNEQMNGTIISDANLADNRSNTHLRKVSNTNNLVKKEPEENNHYNLTVHIGLSNKNDTPRMYSNTQAYCNNYCKNKLAEHIKKFLDDEKIKKIEKLYKFCKEDINILLYVYVMHIYVNKLCKNVIVKVLNPKCKNVKKKNILITTSF, from the exons ATGGAAAgcattaaaagaaaaaaaaataaaaatgaacacactcaacatgaagaaaagaataaattaacCACCTTCGAACATAATGACGTAGTATTCTTCAAGCacaaggagaagaacaaaataggAATTGGAAGAGTAGTCAACTTTTATACAGAACTCAAAATTAATGATATTCTTTTAGAATCTGATCATAACGTAACCCTAGCCAACTACATCAAAATATTGAACAATATAAATGATGGAAAGTATGTTCAAAGTTACATCGCAAATTTAAACAACGAAAATGTAGCCAGCACCCCATACCAAGCTTCTAACTCCAAGGCAAGTGAAAAAATCAATTGTAAGCTTCacgaaaaggagcaaaaacAGGACTATAAATATGCCggtttgaaggaaaaaaatgaagaaaaagaaatacacaTCAACACAAAAACGGGAATCAATAACAGCAACGCCAACAACCCAGAGTTCAA TAACAGCATAAGCAATTGCGTAATGcgtaaaaatgatgaaaaaagaaaagccaATAAATTATTCTATATTGTCCAATCAttagaaaattataaatacagTTTACAATACAAAAAAGCATTCaaacattataaaatatttactcaTAAAAAGTGGGAACTTATCAAAGCTCTCTTCTGCAAAaacatacaaaataaagtcaGCTTCGTTCTCGCCGTGAAATTATTGGAAGTTAAAAAGGTATACGCGAACAAtgtaaatttacaaaatgttatgataaataatttgatgaaaatttataaaagcGAAAGAGATCTCCATGTAGATCACCTTGTtctaaattttattaaaaagttaGACGTCCGAATTATATTGCAGAATAATGTTCTCATAACTAATGATGACTTTAATGAAATTTCGTcaagaaacaaaaaggagaaagaagggGACAGCCAACAGAAGTTGTTCCACTCGAACAAGGTTGATGCACATATGGATGAAGCAAATGCGATCACCCAGGGGGAAATGACGCATTTGTGTGATTCCCACGGAGGAAGTTGCGGGAGCGACAAAGTGGGAAGCAACTACGACAACGAGATAAACACACCCCATCAGGGGGGTCATGTGGATGGCCAACAGAACGATATGCTCCACGCAAGTAATGTAGACTATTTTGGCAAGTGCTCCGTCGATTGGGGGACCAAACAGCCCCTTGACTTGGGGACTAAGCAGCCCTTTGACTTTGGGACTAAGCAGCCCCTTGACTTTGGGACTAAGCAGCCCCTTGACtttgggaagaagcaacCCCTTGACtttgggaagaagcaacCCCTTGACtttgggaagaagcagcCCCTTGACTTTGGGAAGAAGCACCCCCCCAAGTACGCGATGAATTATCTCATTGACTACGGGACGAAGCAACCGAGTGATTCCCCCCCTTACAGTGACGACCAAGAAGACTTTCGCcaaatgcgcaaaaaagaCAACATCAACCTCCAAAAGTacgcaaggaaaaaaaaagtaatagaAGGAGAAACGTATCAGTACGAATTGAAAGGTAACCTACTCGCCAAGTTTAAGTCCCCACAAGGGGTTGCATACAGAGGATGCATTAAAAGCAtttgcaaaggaaaaaatagcatTCTTTCCTATTTCTTAATAGtcccctccttcttctgGTTCAACGATTCTTACTACTTCTCTTGCTTAAATATCGATATGGACATTTTTCAACTTTTGGAAATCATCAAAATTGTTGATAactcaaaaaagaaacaaatagAAAGCATATCTTTCGCCAAGTATAAAAGTTTGAGGAAAATTTACGACTGTATGTataaccctaaccctaacgGGGTCCACAGCTTGTTACGAAAGGGGGCGGCGACAGATAATACACCCGTGAAAGTCCGGGTGCGTgcccaaaagggggacataacgaaaaagagaaaaacgcGCAAAAGGCGTACACTACAAGTGAAGCTAGGcaagagaaagagaaaagaaCGTGGCGTAGACAAACCGTTAAAGGCTAGTGTCACCAAGGAAAGAATACGAAAGAGAGttaggaaaaggaaaaagagacAGGAAGAATGCCTAGATCGTAAGATTGGAAGAGgcttaaaaattaagaagcgaaaaaaggaggtggTGCAGCCAGAagtaattgaaaaaaaacgcagggggagaaagaagaaagtaGTACCAATtcaagaggagaaaaatggggaagaggAGAAAGATGTTAAGGGGGTGCGAAAGGTGGAAGAAgtcgaaattaaaaaggaattggAAGAGGAGGCAGaccacaaaaaggaagaggaggcactccacgaaaatgaagaagaagtgcGCCACAAAAGCGAGGAAGAAGTGCGCCACaaaagcgaagaagaagtgctccacaaaaacgaagaagcagTGCTCCACAAAAACGAAGAGGAGGTACCCCATGAAAACAAAACCAAAGCGCAGAACAACGAAACAGTTACGAACCCCCTTTTCAAACCGCCACACGATATGGATGGTGATGACCCAACCAAAATGATGCAGGATTCATCCACAAAAAAGTCCATCTTCTACCTAAACAAGGAAATAACAAACACGTACCTTACCAAattcgcacatttttttaaactttcgGAGAACAGTAAGCAAAAATTGAAGCAGGATGATGAACAgggtaaaaaaggaattgagCCCAAAACGATTGGAAGCGAAACTGCACATGAAAATAGCTACATGAAGGACGATAAAAAGCTGACAACAATTATAACCAACACGAACACTAATGAGCAGAGCATAAACGTAATAGCCAAAGTgaatgaggagaaggaaaacgtAAACTTCAGAAAAGGAGATCCAGGTGACAAGGCTCCCAACGAAAATGCCAATCAAGGATATGCAAATATGAATGAAGTCACAGGGGACGCAGATGATCAAATGGAAAACCCAGATAACACACTTATTAGTAAATTAATTGCAAATGGTAAAGAGGTAGATGAAGACAACGTTATGGATCCCCCCTCCGTGGGTAAAGGAAGAGCAGATGAGATGCACAAACATGCTAGCTatcaaaaagaaaacgtGGATGAAAATGGAATAACAATAAACGACCGTACCGAACATTTAAATGACAATGATGGTAACACCCCTAGTGCAATTATTGAAGAAGGAGTTGTAAAGGATAACCCTAAACAGCTACAAGGCGAAATGGAACCTTTATATCTGAAAATGGACCAAACGGGCATTACaaatgaggaagaaatttttaaaaaagaaaattttggagaCCTTAATGAAGATAAAGATGAAAAACCtacaaattacaaaaatgacattCTGGGCGATAAAAGGGATTCACTCAATGGCGACAGTAGAAGCTATCAGAACGAATCGACGACTAGCCAAACTTCCtatgaaaagaaggaaacaaCTAATGGTAGCGACCAGAATGAGTCAACGACTAGCCAAAATTCCTAcgaaaggaaggaagcagTAGCCTGCGAGAATGTATGCGACAGGAACGAATTCACGGCTAGCCCAAAGTACgacgaaaaaattgaacagaCGATCGGAGCAATAACGAGCGAAGTGAACCAGCCGATGAACGGAGCAATTATGAGCTTCTCAAACGAGCCGATGAACGGAACACTTATGAGCTTCTCGAACGAACAGATGAACGGAACCATAATTAGTGACGCAAACCTTGCAGATAACCGATCGAACACGCACCTCAGAAAGGTGAGCAACACAAACAACCTTGTGAAAAAAGAACCGGAAGAAAACAATCATTACAATTTAACAGTACACATAGGCCtctcaaataaaaatgacacgCCCAGAATGTATAGCAACACACAGGCCTACTGCAACAACTACTGTAAAAACAAACTCGCGgagcacataaaaaaattcttagacgatgaaaaaattaaaaaaatagaaaaactGTACAAATTTTGCAAAGAGGACATAAACATTTTACTATACGTTTACgtcatgcatatatatgtgaacaaATTGTGCAAAAACGTAATTGTGAAAGTATTAAATCCCAAgtgtaaaaatgtgaaaaaaaaaaatatcctgaTAACGACTTCATTTTAA